GGGAGTTCTCAGGGATTTGTCTACCCTTGTCTGGCTGAGGATGCTCCCAGAGCAGGGACCACGCCTCCACCATCAGACTGGAGGCCCCCATGACACTGGATATGTCCCTTCCCCAGATGCCCCACCCTCGATGTGGCCAAGCTGGTGACTCTTCCTGGGACAAGGAGTGTCTGACTTACCCCTGCAACTTCAGGACCCTGTGCTGGGCCCGGCCCCTGGTTGGGGCGTCAGGAatcatgagtgaatgaatgaacccaTGAACAAATGCAGGCAAGGCTCCCGCTTAAACTCTGCAAGCCCACCTGACCAGCGGGTGGCATCAGGGCTCAGAATCGAAGGAAagctggaggggcagggagattTTATCGGTCATCCtttaggagaggagagaagatgttTCAGACCCTCACCCACCCCCGAGACCAGCAGCTGAGagtcctggggagggggctgggtttGAGAGCTGCTGGGGAGGCCAGAAAGGGAGTTCCTGGTCCAGAGGCTGGCACCacacccttccctccacccctcccctcaaaCCAGTACCAGGGGCCAGCCGCTGGGCAGGGCTTGGAAAATGACCAATGAGACCAGATGCTAACGACTCTTGTCCGATCCAATACCAAGCCAAGGAGGACAGAATAAAGTGGGCCTGAACTGAAGAGGGACACCAAGCTGATCCATCCTGTGCCCCCCAGTCTgtcacccccccatcccccacctcaaGCCACTGGCATCCATCCCTGGGCCCAGGAGAACTGGTACCTAGATGAGATGCTGCCACCACCCACCATCCTgccttcaaaaaaaacaaaaaacaaaaacggggagagagatggagagaggccaggaggggggcccccccacacacactgggTTCTGGCTTCTGGGCAGCTTGGGTGTCAGTCGGGCGCCAGGCCCAGCTCCCCGCTCCCTGGCCTCACAATCCCAGCCTTTGATCGGCGGGACCAGGCCTGGCTGGCTCTGCACCCGCCCGAGGGCCCCTGGAAACCAGAGCAGCTGGAACCCCACCAAGTATTTTTCCAGGCTGGGCCAGGGGCCCTCAAGAGACAGACACTGAGCAAAGGGAAGGGAGTTCATTCATCcttgtgttcattcattccttcctccgacaaataatatttattgagcgcccaTTTTCGTGGCAGGCACAGTGTTAGGGGCAGGGGATTCAGCAGCGGCGGGCCCAGTGCAGGCCCACGCCCTCACCCGTCTTATTTTCTAGATGCAAATCTATACCAACAAAACCCATCTTTCCCTCTGAGGGGGCTGGTCTTCGAGCATGGGACGGGAGAGGAGTGCGCCGGGTGCGGAAGGTCAGGATGCTACCGACTAAGCCCTATCTACCCCCCGCGCCTCTGGCCCTCCAAGGCAGCTGGGGGAGGCCGGAGGAGGGGTCACTCAGGGCTCCACCCACACGCTGCTGTTGGTCACCCGGGCCCCGAACCAGCCCTTCCAGTAGACGCAGTCCTGTCCGCCGTGCTCGAAGCGGACGAAGCGGACGCCCGGCCCATAGTCGGTGAAGGTGTGGGAGATCTGTGGGTGGGGAGtcagggggaagggggagggagggtcaggCTCGGAGCCCCGAggcctcccccagccaccccgcCCCGGCGCTCTGACCCTCGTCTAGCCCCCTGGCTTTCTCAGCGCGGCGTCCCTCCTCCAAGCCTCTCGGCCAGTCCAACCCGGCCCCGCCCACACGGGCCGTGGGCGGGTTTTTCAcgagccccgccccgccgcccccgggCCTCCAAGCTCACCTCAATCCAGCCACCGTCGTCGCTGTCCTGTGGCACTGCCACCTGCCCGCTGTTGAACTCGGCCAGCACGTCCTCGTGCTCCGACAGCAGCTTCACCGTGAGCTCGTACAGGCAGCCGGCGTCTCTGCGGCCCGAGTACCTGccccgagggagggagggagggagggagcgccCGGGGAAGGCTTCAGCCCTGCTGAGCTGGTACTCTGGGCCCAGCCCTCTACAGGAGTTAACCCTGCTGACCGGTAATACcaatgttcccattttacagataaggaaaccgaggccggagagagaaagtgacttgcccaaaccCAAGGACTAAACCCCAGGTTTAGTGTTTCCTCAGACCCAGTGTTGGGACCAAAGCCAACCCACAGGGACACTTTTTTGTTGGGACAGCAGGtggatattaaaagaaacaaaaacagaaacaaaaacactcgCCAACATTTAAAACTCAGGAGGGGAGATGGATTCCCACCTTCCCCTGAAAACCCATGGTCACGTGACTGCAAGCTCTCGAGTAGGGAGGCAGCGGTCTCTGAAGCAGAGTAGCCGGTTCCAGTTTGCCCCTCAAGCCCGCCCCCCTTCCCCCACGGCCGCTCACCAGTCCTTCACCATGATGGCCGGCTGGGTGGTGTCCAGCAGCTCCTCCCAGTAACCCTCAGCCTGCAGGTCAATGACCTGCGCTTTGCGACACCACCTGGGAGACTGGGGGTTAGGACTGAGGGGAGGTCCCCTCCCCCGCTTCTCATCCATCCCCCTTCTCCTTACTCGAAGGAGGAGGCGAAGTACTTCTTGACACTCTCATCGTGGATGAATTCCACCCCGCAGTCTCCGGGCAGCTCCTCCACCCTCCAGCCGTCCCCGCCGTGCTCCACGTCGCACCAGCCCTCCAAGTCCTCTGTAGGAACAGCACAGCCCCACGCTGGTCACCCAGCCCCTGCGAGGGTGTGGCGGGGTGGCTCTTGCCCCTCTCGTGGGGCGAGGATGAACGTGGTCCTTGAATGGCGTCGCGGTGGGCAGATGATGGTGGCCGTGAACGGTGAGCACCTCCTGTTTGTCCCCaggttctctctccctcccaggagGGTCCTCCGCGGGGCCTGCCTTGCCCCGGCTCCCTGGGGGTGCAAGGATCTGGGAGAGAGACGCCTCCCGCCCGCCCTCCCCCCGACTTCCCCCGCCCCGGAGCGGGACCGGAGGATAATACTACACTCTGTACTGGGgctactctgtgctgggcactgcgcCAAGCGCCTTATCTCATCCACCCCTCAGAGCAGGCTGGCCTCGTTACTGCCCGTTGTACGGAAGGGGAAGCTGAGCCCCCCAGGCCGGGGTGACAGGGCGCGACCCCTCACCTTCCCCGCACGGGTTGCGCAGCAGGTTGCGCCGCCTCTTGCTCAGGAAGTAGAACTGCTGCCAGTGGTCGCGCTCATCCTCGGGGCCGCCCTCGGGTACCAGACCCTCTTGCTGGCACTTGAGCAGCCACAGGGGAGAGCCGTCGACCAGCTCCTTCCAGCGCAGGCACACCAGGCGGCAGGCCTGCACCAGCTGGGCGGCGGGCAGCTCGGCCAGCACACGAAGCAGCAGCGGCTCGGGCAGCTCGTGCACGtacgccgcctcctcctcctcctcctcctcctcgccctcGTCCTCGGGCCGCTCCTCCCCGCCGCTCGCCTCCTCGGCGCCGGCCTCCTCCTGCGGCCCCTCCGGGCTCGCCTCCTCCGGCTGGCCCACGCTCTCTGCGGGCGGGCGGGGTGCGGCTGAGACCCTCCCCCGACGGCCCCCGCCGCGCGCCGCGACCGCGCTGGGAACGGCGTCCGCCCCCACCCACGCTCGGACAGCCCTCGGCGGGGGGGCCGGAGTCTCCGTGACCAGAGCCTGGGACCCTGCGGAGGAGGCCCAGGAGCCCGGGGCCACAGATCAGCTCCAAGTCTGAAGAGTGGCCTCAGAGGCCTCACTTTCCCCTGATCTGTGGCCCAGGAGCCCGGGGCCACAGATCAGCTCCAAGTCTGAAGAGTGGCCTCAGAGGCCTCACTTTCCCCTGCAGTGCCAGTAAACCCCATACCTGAGCCGACAGCAGTAGCTGGTGATATTCCCGACACAACGAAGCCCCTTAGCCCTCTCAGCGGCCCTCTAAGGTCCCTGCCCGGGTCACCTCCTCAGGGGAGCCCTCCCGAACTGCCCCTACTACAACGTCCTCTCACCTCACCGCTGGGAGTTCCGTCCTTCCTAGCTTTTGTCCAAGGGTTTGACGGTTTATAAACACCTTTCCCGGGGACTAGGCTGAGGGAACGAGGGCAGGAACCGGGTCTGGGAAACTCACTGCTTCATCCCCCGTGCCTGGCATCTGGCGCCCTGCCTGGCTCCCTGTCAGCGGCTAATGTTTATTGGGCACTTAGCAAGCGTTAGGCACCGTTCcgagcattttaatttttaccctTTAAATCCTCACGGCATCTCTTCTAGGTTGTCCCTACTACCGTCTCTATTTcgtagaggaggaaactgagggacagGAGAGGTAAAACCACCCAGGATCACGCAGCAAATGAGTGGTcggagcctggatttgaacccaggcagtctggctccagagccaccTTTAACCACCACAGCCTTGAGAAAATGATTCGTTGAGTTGAGGGTTATGATTttgatttcacagatgaaaatgCTCAGGTTCAGAGATGGGGAGTGACCCGCCAGAGGTCACACTGCTGGTATTCAGGCAGGGGATCCGGGGATCTGAGGCCTGAAGGGAAGGGAGAACAGGGGCTTGGGGACGGGGGACGGAAGCTCGTTAAAAGAGAACATGTGTATCAAGTAGGGAGATGTAGTAAGTGCTTGGGAAGGAAGGTTTCTTCACTCCTTTTCCTATTCCTGGCCCTCAGcttcctcgtctataaaatgggggtaatccCAGGCCAATCAGACAGTCCTGATGTTCAGCTCTTCTGAGGAGGGGGCAAGGGCATTCCAAGTTATGAGGAGAGGGACCGATATCAGGAGCTGTGGGCTGGACTGTGTCCTGGATCCTGGCTGGCCTCAGCCGGGCCATCGAAGCCTTGAATAAGTGGATACCGAGTGCCAGTGtctctggaggagggagagacagtGGGGAGGTGACGGAGCCACTCTGGGTGATGGGGGAGGCCGCTGCTCTCAGACCCAGGACAGGAGGGGCGGGAGAGTCCTAAGTGCTGGGCCCTAGAAAGCCAAGGTGGTGGTGGAAACAGGCCAGGCACCAGGGGAGGAACGGGCAGGGCCTAGACCCAAGGCTGGGCGTTGCCAGGACCTGGGCGGCCAGCCCTTCACCTCCTCATATGCAGCATTTCCCCACCACCC
This DNA window, taken from Physeter macrocephalus isolate SW-GA unplaced genomic scaffold, ASM283717v5 random_1611, whole genome shotgun sequence, encodes the following:
- the FBXO2 gene encoding F-box only protein 2 produces the protein MDGDGDPESVGQPEEASPEGPQEEAGAEEASGGEERPEDEGEEEEEEEEAAYVHELPEPLLLRVLAELPAAQLVQACRLVCLRWKELVDGSPLWLLKCQQEGLVPEGGPEDERDHWQQFYFLSKRRRNLLRNPCGEEDLEGWCDVEHGGDGWRVEELPGDCGVEFIHDESVKKYFASSFEWCRKAQVIDLQAEGYWEELLDTTQPAIMVKDWYSGRRDAGCLYELTVKLLSEHEDVLAEFNSGQVAVPQDSDDGGWIEISHTFTDYGPGVRFVRFEHGGQDCVYWKGWFGARVTNSSVWVEP